A portion of the Ricinus communis isolate WT05 ecotype wild-type chromosome 10, ASM1957865v1, whole genome shotgun sequence genome contains these proteins:
- the LOC8284513 gene encoding isocitrate dehydrogenase [NAD] catalytic subunit 5, mitochondrial: protein MASQLLRRAFGSRSSSQIGAAAAARALFSTSTPITATLFPGDGIGPEIAESVKQVFKEAEVPIEWEEHYVGDQIDPRTQSFLTWESLESVRRNRVGLKGPMATPIGKGHRSLNLTLRKELNLYANVRPCYSLPGYKTRYDDVNLITIRENTEGEYSGLEHQVVRGVVESLKIITRQASLRVAEYAFHYAKTHGRERVSAIHKANIMQKTDGLFLKCCREVAEKYPEIKYEEVVIDNCCMMLVKNPALFDVLVMPNLYGDIISDLCAGLIGGLGLTPSCNIGEGGIALAEAVHGSAPDIAGKNLANPTALMLSSVTMLRHLELHDKADRIQSAILDTISEGKYRTADLGGSSSTTDFTKAICDHL, encoded by the exons ATGGCTTCTCAACTCCTCAGACGCGCTTTTGGAAGCCGGTCCTCTTCTCAGATCGGTGCGGCGGCGGCGGCTAGGGCTTTGTTCTCCACTTCCACTCCGATCACAGCCACTCTCTTTCCCGGCGATGGTATCGGCCCTGAGATCGCCGAGTCCGTCAAACAg GTTTTTAAAGAAGCTGAGGTGCCAATTGAGTGGGAAGAACACTATGTTGGGGATCAGATAGATCCTAGAACTCAGAGTTTCCTAACATGGGAGAGTTTGGAGTCAGTTCGGAGAAATAGAGTAGGCTTGAAAGGGCCAATGGCCACACCAATTGGAAAAGGCCATCGGTCTTTGAATCTCACTCTAAGGAAAGAGCTTAATTTGTATGCCAATGTCAGGCCTTGCTACAGTCTTCCAGGTTATAAAACCCGCTACGATGATGTTAATCTTATTACTATTCGTGAAAATACAGAAGGGGAATACAGTGGACTTGAACATCAA GTGGTGAGAGGTGTTGTGGAAAGTCTCAAAATTATTACACGCCAGGCAAGTTTGAGGGTGGCTGAGTATGCTTTTCACTATGCGAAGACTCATGGTCGAGAAAGAGTGTCTGCAATACACAAGGCAAATATTATGCAGAAAACTGATGGTCTGTTTCTTAAG TGCTGTCGTGAGGTAGCAGAGAAGTATCCAGAGATAAAATATGAGGAAGTTGTTATTGACAACTGCTGTATGATG CTTGTGAAGAATCCAGCACTTTTTGATGTATTGGTGATGCCCAATCTCTACGGTGACATTATCAGTGACCTTTGTGCAGGGTTGATTGGTGGTTTGGGATTAACACCAAG CTGCAATATTGGCGAAGGAGGCATTGCTCTTGCTGAAGCTGTACATGGTTCAGCACCTGATATTGCCGGGAAG AATTTGGCGAATCCCACAGCCTTGATGTTAAGTTCCGTCACCATGTTGCGCCATTTAGAGCTCCATGACAAGGCGGATAGGATCCAGAGTGCTATCCTCGACACAATTTCTGAGGGAAAGTACCGAACTGCGGACCTTGGCGGCAGTTCATCTACAACTGATTTTACAAAAGCAATATGTGATCATCTTTAA